A single genomic interval of Bradyrhizobium sp. AZCC 1693 harbors:
- the glsA gene encoding glutaminase A: MDAQISHPAKDNIAARNTGYANEPPLQRFLTACYEEFKSDNSGAVADYIPELKRANPAHFGIGLVTIDGHVYEVGNSAVPFTIQSVSKAFVFALALDMVGEDRVAAAIGVEPSGEAFNSIRLTNDNRPFNPMVNAGAIACSGLIHQADGAHAFERIREKLSQFAGRELGVDDAVHASEALTGNRNRAIAWLLRNYLVLQDDVDAVLDTYFRQCAILVTARDLAVMAATLANRGVNPVTGVPVISPNIVARTLSVMTSSGMYDYAGEWIYRVGIPAKSGVGGGIVAALPSQMGLGTFSPCLDSHGNSVRGLKVCEALSSRFDLHMLNRSADVRTCVIADYDIFGISSRRSRQPHEQQILDERHRDIRVIELVGALNFAAIDYVTRRLAGEPPNAALLILDFRRVPDLTAAGAQLLSENLAMLGNAGVTAILTGLEATSAVWTEIRARTAVPQRLRRFALLDEGIEWAEDQVIYRYGGFTSSKETSHLGEQALLAELAPEEIAALAELSTMRRYEAGQRIISAGEPANSLFFLQSGMVSVKLPSGVRLASLGPGMEFGEMAIIERHRSADVWADTAVKCLELPLDSFADYRRLHPQIAMKIMRNLSALLARRLILANAKVDLLSAY; encoded by the coding sequence GTGGACGCCCAGATTAGCCACCCGGCCAAAGACAATATAGCCGCTCGCAATACCGGTTATGCCAACGAGCCTCCGTTGCAGCGTTTCCTGACAGCCTGCTACGAGGAATTCAAATCGGACAATTCCGGCGCGGTTGCCGATTACATTCCGGAGCTGAAGCGTGCAAACCCCGCGCATTTCGGCATCGGCCTCGTCACCATCGATGGCCATGTCTATGAGGTCGGCAACAGCGCCGTGCCCTTCACCATTCAATCGGTCTCAAAAGCCTTCGTGTTTGCGCTTGCGCTCGACATGGTTGGCGAGGATCGCGTCGCGGCCGCAATCGGCGTCGAGCCGAGCGGCGAGGCATTCAATTCGATCCGCCTGACCAACGATAACCGGCCGTTCAACCCGATGGTCAATGCCGGCGCGATCGCCTGCTCAGGCCTGATCCATCAAGCGGACGGCGCTCACGCGTTCGAGCGCATCCGCGAGAAGCTCAGCCAGTTTGCCGGGCGCGAGCTTGGCGTCGACGATGCCGTGCACGCATCCGAAGCGCTGACCGGCAACCGCAATCGCGCGATCGCCTGGCTGTTGCGGAATTATCTGGTGCTGCAGGACGACGTCGATGCGGTGCTCGACACCTACTTCCGGCAATGCGCCATCCTGGTCACCGCGCGCGATCTTGCGGTGATGGCAGCGACGCTCGCCAATCGCGGCGTCAATCCGGTGACGGGCGTTCCCGTCATTTCACCCAACATCGTGGCGCGCACGCTCTCGGTCATGACCAGTTCGGGCATGTATGATTACGCCGGCGAATGGATCTACCGCGTCGGCATCCCCGCCAAGAGCGGCGTCGGGGGCGGCATCGTGGCTGCACTTCCGTCGCAGATGGGGCTTGGTACGTTTTCGCCATGCCTCGACAGCCATGGCAACAGCGTGCGTGGCTTGAAAGTATGCGAAGCGCTGTCGTCGCGCTTCGACCTGCATATGCTCAACCGCAGCGCCGATGTCCGCACCTGCGTCATTGCCGATTACGACATTTTCGGCATTTCATCTCGCCGCAGCCGCCAGCCGCACGAGCAGCAGATCCTCGACGAACGCCACCGCGATATCCGCGTGATCGAACTGGTCGGCGCGCTGAATTTTGCCGCGATCGACTATGTAACACGGCGGCTGGCCGGCGAGCCGCCGAACGCGGCGCTGCTAATTCTCGATTTTCGGCGGGTGCCGGACCTGACCGCGGCGGGCGCACAGTTGCTCAGCGAGAACCTCGCCATGCTTGGCAACGCCGGCGTCACCGCGATCCTGACCGGCCTGGAGGCCACATCGGCGGTATGGACGGAGATTCGTGCGCGTACCGCCGTACCGCAAAGGCTGCGCCGTTTCGCGCTTCTCGACGAAGGCATCGAGTGGGCGGAGGATCAGGTGATCTATCGTTATGGCGGTTTCACCTCGTCAAAGGAAACCAGCCATCTCGGTGAGCAGGCGCTGCTGGCCGAACTGGCACCGGAGGAAATCGCGGCACTCGCCGAGCTGTCGACCATGCGCCGCTATGAAGCTGGCCAGCGCATCATCAGCGCAGGCGAGCCCGCCAATTCGCTGTTTTTCCTGCAAAGCGGAATGGTGAGCGTGAAGCTGCCGAGCGGGGTGCGGCTGGCGTCGCTCGGGCCCGGCATGGAATTCGGCGAGATGGCGATTATCGAACGGCATCGCAGCGCCGATGTCTGGGCGGACACGGCCGTGAAATGCCTTGAACTGCCGCTCGACAGTTTCGCCGACTACCGCCGGCTCCATCCGCAGATCGCGATGAAGATCATGCGCAATCTTTCCGCTCTGCTGGCGCGACGCCTGATCCTCGCCAATGCCAAGGTCGACCTGCTCAGCGCGTATTGA
- a CDS encoding MFS transporter, protein MPPALNIIALATFSAALSARALDPVLPHVAEDFSVSIATAASFAAVFAFTFAIIQPVLGAMADMFGKARLMIVCLVLLGLANILGAMATSFPLLFASRILAGIGSGGVFPVSLSLTSDLVGPEKRQVAIGRTLAGAMTGNLLGASASGLIGDVLGWRGVLAVLGVLVVLASLAVAAGFRGAALTRPPRTSLSVLLKGYRTIFTNPNARICYGAVFIEGCCVLGLFPFIAAFLFEFGETSLSIAGIVIAGFAVGGLFYTMTVSRLLPRIGVNGMMIGGAALVGVQLIAVAMGPEWKLQTLSLMFMGWGFYMIHGSLQVFASELSGEARATALSLHAFFFFMGQTIGPIAYGFGIQHAGKVPTLLTAAAIMIALGFVCARLLRQTRPADAAT, encoded by the coding sequence ATGCCGCCGGCGCTCAATATCATTGCACTCGCGACCTTTTCGGCAGCCCTGTCCGCCCGCGCGCTGGATCCGGTGCTGCCGCACGTGGCCGAGGATTTTTCCGTCAGCATCGCCACCGCCGCCAGCTTCGCCGCCGTCTTCGCCTTCACCTTTGCCATCATCCAGCCTGTGCTTGGCGCCATGGCCGACATGTTCGGCAAGGCCCGGCTGATGATCGTGTGCCTGGTGCTGCTCGGGCTTGCCAACATTCTCGGCGCGATGGCAACCTCGTTCCCGCTGCTGTTTGCAAGCCGGATTCTCGCCGGCATCGGCTCCGGCGGCGTATTCCCGGTCTCACTCAGCCTGACCAGCGATCTCGTCGGCCCGGAAAAACGCCAGGTCGCGATCGGTCGCACGCTGGCGGGCGCGATGACCGGCAATCTGCTCGGGGCTTCCGCGTCCGGCCTGATCGGAGACGTTCTCGGCTGGCGCGGCGTGCTCGCCGTGCTCGGCGTGCTTGTCGTGTTGGCTTCGCTCGCGGTGGCCGCCGGGTTTCGCGGTGCCGCGCTGACGCGTCCGCCGCGCACGAGTCTGTCAGTCCTCCTGAAAGGCTATCGCACGATTTTCACGAATCCGAATGCGCGCATCTGCTATGGGGCCGTGTTCATCGAAGGCTGCTGCGTGCTCGGCCTGTTTCCCTTCATCGCGGCCTTCCTGTTCGAGTTCGGCGAAACCTCGCTGTCGATCGCCGGCATCGTCATCGCGGGCTTCGCCGTCGGCGGGCTGTTCTACACCATGACAGTGTCGCGGCTTCTGCCGAGGATCGGCGTCAACGGCATGATGATCGGCGGCGCGGCGCTGGTTGGCGTGCAACTCATCGCGGTGGCGATGGGGCCGGAATGGAAGCTGCAAACGCTCAGCCTGATGTTCATGGGCTGGGGGTTCTACATGATCCACGGCAGCCTGCAGGTATTCGCCAGCGAATTGTCGGGGGAAGCGCGCGCGACCGCGCTGTCGCTGCACGCGTTCTTTTTCTTCATGGGCCAGACCATCGGCCCGATCGCCTACGGTTTCGGCATCCAGCATGCCGGCAAGGTCCCGACCTTGCTTACCGCAGCCGCCATCATGATCGCGCTCGGCTTTGTCTGCGCAAGGCTGCTGCGCCAGACGCGGCCGGCGGACGCGGCGACGTAG
- the kdsA gene encoding 3-deoxy-8-phosphooctulonate synthase yields MNAKLDAAPVVSVGPVKFGNTLPISIIAGPCALESRAHALEVATALKEIAGRLKIGLVYKTSFDKANRTSGSAGRGIGLAQALPIFAEIRSSLGLPVLTDVHEPSQCAEAAQAVDVLQIPAFLCRQTDLLLAAAATGKVVNVKKGQFLAPWEMANVVTKVTGGGNPNVLVTERGASFGYNTLVSDMRALPIMAQTTGAPVIFDATHSVQQPGGKGTSSGGQREFVPVLARAAVAVGVAGVFIETHPDPDRAPSDGPNMVPLREFEALVKRLMAFDALAKHAAP; encoded by the coding sequence TTGAACGCGAAACTCGATGCAGCCCCGGTCGTCTCGGTCGGCCCGGTCAAATTCGGCAATACCTTGCCGATTTCGATCATTGCCGGCCCTTGCGCACTTGAGAGCCGTGCGCACGCCCTTGAAGTGGCGACCGCGCTGAAGGAGATCGCGGGCCGCCTTAAGATTGGCCTCGTCTACAAGACCTCCTTCGACAAGGCCAACCGCACCTCAGGCTCAGCCGGTCGCGGCATTGGCCTGGCGCAGGCCTTGCCAATCTTCGCCGAGATCCGCTCTTCGCTCGGTTTGCCCGTGCTGACCGACGTGCACGAGCCCTCGCAATGCGCGGAAGCCGCACAGGCGGTCGACGTGTTGCAGATTCCGGCCTTCCTGTGCCGGCAGACGGATCTGCTGCTGGCAGCGGCGGCGACCGGCAAGGTCGTCAACGTCAAGAAGGGCCAGTTCCTCGCGCCATGGGAAATGGCGAACGTCGTCACCAAGGTCACCGGCGGCGGCAATCCAAATGTGCTGGTGACCGAACGCGGCGCCTCGTTCGGCTACAACACGCTTGTCTCCGACATGCGCGCGCTGCCGATCATGGCGCAAACCACCGGCGCGCCCGTTATTTTCGACGCCACCCATTCGGTGCAGCAGCCGGGCGGGAAGGGCACTTCATCCGGGGGCCAGCGCGAATTCGTTCCCGTGCTGGCGCGGGCGGCGGTCGCGGTCGGCGTCGCCGGCGTGTTCATCGAGACCCATCCCGATCCCGATCGCGCGCCGTCGGACGGGCCCAACATGGTGCCGCTGCGCGAGTTCGAAGCGTTGGTGAAGAGGCTGATGGCGTTCGACGCACTTGCCAAGCACGCTGCGCCGTGA
- a CDS encoding NIPSNAP family protein, whose product MIMEMRVYRCLPGRLPALMKRFDTLTLKLWDKHGIKQAGFYTTLIGTSNQELTYFVAWDSLADREKKWTAFQSDPDWIAGRAKSEEDGQIIDNIVSQLLVPTAFSAVK is encoded by the coding sequence ATGATCATGGAAATGCGCGTCTATCGCTGTCTGCCGGGCCGTCTGCCGGCGCTGATGAAGCGGTTCGATACGCTGACGCTGAAACTATGGGACAAGCACGGCATCAAGCAGGCCGGCTTCTACACCACGCTGATCGGCACCTCCAATCAGGAACTGACCTATTTCGTCGCCTGGGACTCGCTTGCCGATCGCGAGAAGAAATGGACCGCATTCCAGTCCGATCCGGATTGGATCGCCGGCCGCGCCAAGAGCGAGGAGGACGGCCAGATCATCGACAACATCGTCAGCCAGCTGCTGGTGCCGACGGCGTTCTCCGCGGTAAAATAG
- a CDS encoding CTP synthase produces MARYIFITGGVVSSLGKGLASAALGALLQARGYKVRLRKLDPYLNLDPGTMSPYQHGEVFVTDDGAETDLDLGHYERFTGRPATKADNITTGRIYQDIITKERRGDYLGATIQVVPHVTNAIKEFVLSGNDEYDFVLVEIGGTVGDIEGLPFFEAIRQLKNELPRDHAVYIHLTLLPFIPSAGELKTKPTQHSVKELRSIGIQPDILLCRTDREIPKEERRKLGLFCNVRESAVIEARDVDNIYAVPEAYHAAGLDDEVLAAFGITPKIPPALQSWNVINERVRNPEGAVTIAIVGKYTGMKDAYKSLIEALSHGGIANKVKVNLDWIESEVFENEDPAPFLEHVNGILVPGGFGQRGAEGKIRAAQFARVRDVPYFGICFGMQMAVIEAARNLVGIEEANSTEFGPTREPLVGLMTEWLRGNELEKRSKSGDLGGTMRLGAYPATLKRGSRVSAVYGGATEISERHRHRYEVNTAYKDRLEQHGLRFSGLSPDGVLPEIVEYEDHPWFIGVQFHPELKSRPFEPHPLFASFIQAAVVQSRLV; encoded by the coding sequence ATGGCGCGGTACATATTCATCACCGGCGGCGTGGTTTCTTCGCTCGGAAAGGGTTTGGCTTCGGCGGCACTCGGTGCCCTGCTGCAGGCTCGCGGGTACAAGGTCCGTCTCCGCAAACTCGACCCCTATCTCAACCTCGATCCCGGAACGATGTCGCCGTATCAGCACGGCGAAGTGTTCGTGACCGATGACGGCGCCGAGACCGATCTCGATCTCGGCCATTACGAGCGCTTCACCGGGCGGCCGGCCACCAAGGCCGACAACATCACCACCGGGCGCATCTATCAGGACATCATCACCAAGGAACGCCGCGGCGATTATCTCGGCGCGACGATTCAAGTCGTTCCCCACGTCACCAACGCGATCAAGGAATTCGTTCTTTCCGGCAATGACGAATATGATTTCGTGCTGGTCGAGATCGGCGGCACCGTCGGTGACATCGAGGGCCTGCCGTTCTTCGAGGCGATCCGTCAGCTCAAGAACGAACTGCCGCGGGATCACGCCGTCTATATTCATTTGACGCTGCTGCCGTTCATTCCAAGCGCCGGCGAACTGAAGACCAAGCCGACCCAGCACTCGGTGAAGGAACTGCGCTCGATCGGCATCCAGCCGGATATTTTGCTGTGCCGTACCGACCGCGAAATCCCGAAGGAAGAGCGGCGCAAGCTCGGCCTGTTCTGCAACGTGCGCGAAAGCGCCGTGATCGAGGCGAGGGATGTCGACAACATCTACGCGGTCCCTGAGGCCTATCACGCCGCCGGTCTCGACGACGAGGTGCTGGCTGCATTCGGCATCACGCCGAAAATTCCGCCGGCGCTGCAGAGCTGGAACGTCATCAACGAGCGCGTGCGCAACCCCGAAGGCGCGGTGACCATTGCCATCGTCGGCAAGTACACCGGCATGAAGGACGCCTACAAATCGCTGATCGAGGCGCTCTCCCATGGCGGCATCGCCAACAAGGTGAAGGTCAATCTCGACTGGATCGAGAGCGAGGTGTTCGAGAACGAAGATCCCGCGCCGTTCCTCGAACACGTCAACGGCATCCTGGTGCCCGGCGGCTTCGGCCAGCGCGGTGCCGAAGGCAAGATCCGCGCGGCGCAGTTCGCCCGCGTGCGCGACGTGCCGTATTTCGGCATCTGCTTCGGCATGCAGATGGCGGTCATCGAGGCCGCGCGCAATCTCGTCGGCATCGAGGAAGCGAACTCCACCGAATTCGGCCCGACCAGGGAGCCGCTGGTCGGCCTGATGACGGAATGGCTGCGCGGCAACGAGCTGGAGAAGCGGTCGAAGTCGGGCGACCTCGGTGGCACCATGCGCCTCGGCGCGTATCCCGCAACGCTGAAACGCGGCAGCCGGGTATCGGCAGTCTATGGCGGCGCGACCGAGATTTCGGAACGTCATCGCCACCGCTACGAAGTCAACACCGCTTACAAGGACCGGCTCGAACAGCACGGGCTGCGCTTCTCAGGCCTGTCGCCCGACGGCGTGCTGCCGGAGATCGTCGAATACGAGGACCATCCCTGGTTCATCGGCGTGCAATTCCACCCCGAGCTGAAGTCGCGGCCGTTCGAACCGCATCCGCTGTTTGCATCGTTCATTCAGGCGGCGGTGGTGCAGAGCCGGTTGGTGTAG
- the secG gene encoding preprotein translocase subunit SecG, with protein MQTVIIVVHLMIVSVLIGTVLLQKSEGGGLGMGGGAGFMSSRGTANLLTRTTAILAGIFFLTSMALAWLAGVDRKPASILGTAPATQSQPGGATPVAPPTSGGVLDTLKKVDEQQGQSGPQAPRSQ; from the coding sequence ATGCAGACCGTCATTATCGTTGTTCACCTCATGATCGTCTCGGTGCTGATTGGCACCGTGTTGCTGCAGAAATCCGAAGGCGGCGGCCTCGGCATGGGCGGCGGCGCCGGCTTCATGTCGAGCCGCGGCACCGCCAATCTCTTGACGCGGACTACGGCGATCCTGGCAGGGATTTTCTTCCTGACCAGCATGGCGCTGGCCTGGCTCGCCGGCGTCGACCGCAAGCCGGCCTCGATCCTCGGCACCGCGCCGGCGACGCAATCCCAGCCGGGTGGCGCCACGCCGGTCGCTCCGCCGACCTCCGGCGGCGTGCTCGATACGCTCAAGAAGGTGGATGAACAGCAGGGCCAGTCGGGCCCGCAGGCCCCGCGTTCGCAATAA
- a CDS encoding helix-turn-helix domain-containing protein yields the protein MDTIIDDLSARLAHRLRLERDSRGWSLADLAERSGVSKATISKIERAEVSPTAVVLVRLASAFDLTLAGLMLRAESQQGRLSRYAEQPVWRDPETGYLRRQVFVRPDHPIEIIRVEMPAKQRVTLPTSSYAHIRQALWVLSGALVIIEGGERHELGTGDCLGFGPPAEVTFANETNSPCTYVVALARS from the coding sequence ATGGATACTATAATAGACGATCTCAGCGCCCGGCTCGCCCACCGCCTGCGGCTCGAGCGCGACAGCCGCGGCTGGTCCCTGGCCGATCTCGCCGAGCGCTCCGGGGTTTCCAAGGCCACCATCAGCAAGATCGAGCGCGCCGAGGTCAGCCCGACCGCAGTCGTGCTGGTTCGGCTCGCCAGCGCCTTCGACCTCACCCTCGCCGGCCTGATGCTGCGCGCCGAAAGCCAGCAAGGGCGTCTTTCGCGCTACGCGGAACAGCCGGTGTGGCGCGATCCCGAAACCGGCTATCTGCGCCGCCAGGTGTTCGTCCGGCCCGATCATCCCATCGAAATCATCAGGGTCGAAATGCCGGCAAAGCAGCGCGTGACGCTACCGACGTCATCCTACGCCCATATCCGCCAGGCCCTATGGGTGCTGTCGGGCGCGCTCGTGATCATTGAAGGCGGCGAACGCCACGAACTCGGCACCGGCGACTGCCTCGGATTCGGTCCGCCGGCGGAAGTGACCTTCGCCAACGAAACCAATTCGCCCTGCACCTACGTCGTTGCCCTTGCCCGGAGCTAG
- a CDS encoding GNAT family N-acetyltransferase: MPDIQIRALQSSPDTCAMLSEMLVEAVANGGSVSFMHPLPLQEAKAFWRDSLGSADRGERIVLGAFDGAELIGTVTLLLKLSQNQPHRAEIAKMLTRLSHRHRGVATALLREAERAAIKHGRWLLVLDTAEDEGAAGLYERVGFKLAGLIPDYAFKPYGGLTGTLIYWKRLQAGVPV; the protein is encoded by the coding sequence ATGCCGGATATCCAGATCAGAGCATTGCAATCCTCGCCCGATACCTGCGCGATGCTCAGTGAAATGTTGGTCGAAGCCGTCGCAAATGGCGGATCGGTCAGCTTCATGCACCCCCTTCCATTGCAGGAGGCCAAAGCATTTTGGCGCGACTCGCTTGGCTCGGCCGACCGCGGCGAGCGGATCGTTCTGGGCGCCTTTGATGGCGCAGAGCTGATCGGGACCGTAACCCTCCTGCTCAAGCTCTCGCAGAACCAACCGCATCGCGCCGAGATCGCTAAAATGCTGACACGCCTCAGTCACCGTCACCGCGGCGTCGCCACGGCGCTGCTACGCGAAGCCGAACGAGCGGCGATCAAGCACGGGCGCTGGCTACTGGTGCTCGACACCGCCGAAGACGAGGGCGCAGCCGGACTCTACGAGCGGGTGGGATTTAAGCTCGCCGGATTGATCCCGGATTACGCCTTCAAGCCTTACGGTGGGCTCACGGGCACGCTGATCTACTGGAAGCGATTGCAGGCAGGCGTACCCGTTTGA
- the tpiA gene encoding triose-phosphate isomerase, which produces MTDAIRPLIAGNWKMNGLKSSLVEFEAMIAGAGALAGKADLLVCPPATLIAGFADKALGSKLAIGAQDCHAKASGAHTGDLAAEMLADAGASAIIVGHSERRADHGETDAVVRQKAEAAWRAGLSAIVCIGETQKQRDAGQTLDVCGSQLAGSLPDGATAANLVVAYEPVWAIGTGLTPTPGDVEQVHRFIRGVLTSRFKAEGGKIRILYGGSVKPSNAAELMAVADVNGALVGGASLKAVDFLAIAEAC; this is translated from the coding sequence ATGACCGACGCCATCCGGCCGCTGATCGCCGGCAACTGGAAGATGAACGGACTGAAATCCTCCCTGGTCGAGTTCGAGGCCATGATCGCGGGAGCAGGCGCGCTGGCCGGCAAGGCCGACCTGCTGGTTTGCCCCCCGGCAACCCTGATCGCGGGTTTCGCCGACAAGGCGCTCGGCTCAAAGCTGGCCATCGGCGCCCAGGATTGCCACGCCAAGGCGTCGGGCGCTCATACCGGCGATCTCGCGGCGGAAATGCTGGCGGATGCCGGCGCCAGCGCCATTATCGTCGGGCATTCGGAGCGGCGTGCCGACCATGGCGAGACCGACGCGGTGGTCCGGCAGAAGGCGGAAGCGGCCTGGCGGGCGGGGCTATCGGCCATCGTCTGCATCGGCGAGACCCAGAAGCAGCGCGATGCCGGCCAGACGCTGGATGTCTGCGGCAGCCAGCTTGCGGGTTCGCTACCGGACGGCGCGACGGCGGCCAATCTGGTGGTGGCCTATGAGCCGGTCTGGGCGATCGGCACCGGGTTGACGCCGACGCCTGGAGATGTCGAGCAAGTTCACCGCTTTATCCGCGGTGTTCTCACCAGCCGATTTAAGGCTGAAGGTGGCAAGATCCGGATTCTCTACGGCGGCTCGGTGAAACCCTCCAACGCGGCGGAATTGATGGCGGTCGCCGACGTCAACGGCGCGCTGGTCGGCGGCGCCAGCCTGAAGGCTGTGGATTTTCTGGCGATTGCGGAGGCGTGCTAG
- a CDS encoding peptidylprolyl isomerase, with protein MLRGIRKASSNWLGKAVMAVVMGVLIVSFAVWGIADIFKGFGQSSLAKIGKTEISTEQFRQIYTEKLQQLGRSFGRPLTSEQARAFGLDRQVLQQTIAEAALDEEARRMGLAQSQEETMRLIYSDPNFRGLGGKFDPQRFQATIRQFGYTEQRYLAEQRRVGLRRQIAGAVSAGIEPPKVLIDAMTRFQNEQRSIEYVKLDAAQAGTIDPPSPEALAAYFEDRKAQFRAPEYRKLSFVVISPEEIGKWTEVTDEDAKKIFEQRRDQIGTPEKREVSQMFFPNEGEALAARGRITSGTSFDDVAKERNLNLADVDLGMIAKNAIIDPAIADAAFALPSGEISQPLQGRFGVALVKIGKIEPGTTPSFESVAAQVKKEIATERARAKVSEIQNKMEDERSGGANVVEASQKLGLTAITIDAVDRSGRTPDGQPVANIPRGLDVVSQAFNSDVGVDNEPIQFAGGYVWYDVLGVTPSRERPLDEVRSQVEAKWREDQISSKLRTKATEMVQKVEQGGTLAAEAAAVGSKVETATGFRRDASLSGVPSAAITAAFRTAKDGVGQTPGAGGSEWIVFRVTDVTVPPVDAASDELKKLKDVLQRGLTDEQVAQYVTKIESEIGTSINQAAFAQVTGANN; from the coding sequence ATGCTTCGAGGAATTCGGAAAGCCTCATCAAACTGGCTCGGCAAGGCTGTGATGGCCGTTGTGATGGGCGTTTTGATTGTCAGTTTCGCAGTTTGGGGCATTGCCGACATCTTCAAGGGGTTCGGCCAGTCGTCGCTCGCCAAGATCGGCAAGACCGAGATTTCGACCGAGCAATTCCGCCAGATCTATACCGAAAAGCTGCAGCAGCTCGGCCGCAGTTTCGGCCGCCCGCTGACCTCTGAACAGGCCCGCGCCTTCGGGCTCGATCGGCAGGTGCTGCAACAGACCATCGCCGAAGCCGCGCTGGACGAGGAAGCCCGGCGCATGGGGCTCGCCCAGTCCCAGGAAGAAACCATGCGGCTGATCTACAGCGATCCCAATTTCAGGGGGTTGGGCGGCAAGTTCGACCCGCAGCGCTTCCAGGCCACGATCCGCCAGTTCGGCTACACCGAACAACGCTATCTCGCCGAACAGCGGCGCGTCGGGCTGCGGCGTCAGATCGCCGGCGCCGTCTCGGCCGGGATCGAGCCGCCGAAGGTCTTGATCGACGCCATGACCCGTTTCCAGAACGAGCAGCGCTCGATCGAGTACGTCAAACTCGACGCCGCGCAGGCCGGCACGATCGACCCGCCCTCGCCCGAGGCGCTGGCGGCCTATTTCGAGGACCGCAAGGCCCAGTTCCGCGCACCCGAATATCGCAAATTGTCCTTTGTCGTGATCAGTCCCGAAGAGATCGGCAAATGGACCGAGGTCACCGACGAGGATGCGAAGAAGATCTTCGAGCAGCGTCGCGACCAGATCGGCACGCCGGAAAAGCGCGAAGTGTCGCAGATGTTTTTTCCGAACGAAGGCGAAGCGCTGGCCGCGCGCGGCCGCATCACGTCGGGAACATCGTTCGACGACGTCGCCAAGGAGCGCAATCTCAACCTGGCCGACGTCGACCTCGGCATGATCGCAAAGAACGCAATCATCGATCCCGCGATTGCGGATGCAGCGTTCGCGCTGCCATCGGGCGAAATCAGCCAGCCCTTGCAGGGGCGCTTTGGCGTGGCGCTGGTCAAGATCGGCAAGATCGAGCCCGGCACGACGCCCAGTTTTGAAAGCGTCGCCGCCCAGGTGAAGAAGGAGATCGCGACCGAACGCGCGCGCGCCAAGGTCAGTGAAATCCAGAACAAGATGGAAGACGAGCGCTCTGGCGGCGCCAATGTGGTCGAGGCCTCGCAGAAGCTCGGCCTGACCGCGATCACGATCGACGCCGTCGATCGTTCCGGCCGCACGCCCGACGGCCAGCCGGTGGCCAACATTCCGCGCGGCCTCGATGTGGTCTCGCAGGCCTTCAACAGCGACGTCGGCGTCGACAACGAACCGATCCAGTTTGCCGGCGGCTATGTCTGGTACGACGTGCTCGGCGTCACGCCCTCGCGCGAGCGCCCGCTCGACGAGGTCCGCAGCCAGGTCGAGGCGAAATGGCGCGAAGACCAGATTTCCAGCAAGCTGCGCACGAAGGCAACCGAGATGGTGCAGAAGGTCGAGCAAGGCGGCACGCTCGCGGCCGAAGCGGCTGCGGTCGGCTCGAAGGTCGAGACCGCGACCGGCTTCCGCCGCGACGCCTCGCTCTCGGGCGTCCCTTCGGCCGCGATCACGGCCGCATTCCGGACCGCCAAGGACGGCGTCGGGCAGACGCCGGGCGCCGGCGGCAGCGAGTGGATCGTGTTCCGCGTCACCGACGTGACCGTGCCGCCGGTCGACGCCGCCTCCGATGAGCTGAAGAAACTGAAGGACGTGTTGCAGCGCGGCCTGACCGACGAACAGGTGGCGCAATACGTGACGAAGATCGAATCCGAGATCGGTACCTCCATCAACCAGGCCGCCTTCGCGCAGGTGACGGGCGCTAACAACTGA